One segment of Ascidiaceihabitans donghaensis DNA contains the following:
- the mutY gene encoding A/G-specific adenine glycosylase: MCDLSTELLDWYDLHARAMPWRTPPAEKQAGVRPDPYRIWLSEVMLQQTTVAAVTEYFNRFTKRWPTVSALAAADDADVMGEWAGLGYYARARNLLKCARAIVADHGGIFPADHAALLKLPGIGPYTAAAISSIAFDLRHVVVDGNVERVMARLYNVHTPLPAAKPELTTLAEALTPNSRPGDYAQAVMDLGATLCTPKSPACGICPWRMPCLARQAGTAQDLPKKTPKKPKPVRHGTVYLARRSDGAWLLETRPDKGLLGGMLGWPGSDWVDVADNRPAGMPPIEAQWSPLAGEVRHTFTHFHLILTVLHADTDNTPTQGTFVPREAFRPSDLPTVFRKAFDLIANPPH; encoded by the coding sequence TTGTGTGACCTGAGCACAGAATTGCTGGATTGGTATGACCTGCATGCTCGCGCCATGCCGTGGCGCACGCCCCCCGCCGAAAAACAAGCCGGCGTTCGTCCAGACCCCTATAGAATATGGCTATCAGAGGTCATGTTGCAGCAAACGACAGTCGCTGCTGTCACCGAATACTTCAATCGCTTTACCAAACGCTGGCCCACCGTCAGCGCTCTTGCCGCAGCAGATGACGCAGATGTGATGGGCGAATGGGCGGGTCTTGGATATTATGCCCGCGCCCGCAATTTGTTGAAATGCGCCCGCGCCATCGTGGCCGACCATGGCGGCATTTTCCCTGCCGATCATGCCGCGTTGCTAAAGCTGCCCGGCATCGGCCCCTACACGGCGGCGGCCATCAGCTCCATCGCATTTGATCTGCGCCATGTCGTTGTGGATGGCAACGTCGAGCGCGTCATGGCGCGGTTGTACAACGTGCACACGCCACTGCCAGCCGCCAAACCTGAATTGACCACCCTTGCCGAGGCGTTGACACCAAACAGCCGCCCTGGCGATTACGCCCAAGCCGTGATGGATTTGGGCGCCACCCTTTGCACCCCGAAATCCCCCGCCTGCGGCATATGCCCGTGGCGCATGCCCTGTCTGGCAAGACAAGCAGGCACCGCGCAGGACCTTCCCAAGAAAACACCTAAGAAACCCAAACCCGTCCGTCATGGCACGGTGTATCTGGCCCGGCGCAGCGATGGCGCTTGGCTGTTGGAAACCCGCCCCGACAAGGGGCTTTTGGGTGGCATGCTTGGGTGGCCCGGATCAGATTGGGTTGATGTGGCAGATAACCGTCCGGCCGGTATGCCCCCGATCGAAGCCCAATGGTCCCCGCTTGCAGGTGAGGTGCGCCATACGTTTACGCATTTCCATCTGATCTTAACCGTTTTGCATGCAGACACCGACAACACGCCCACGCAAGGCACATTTGTTCCACGCGAGGCATTCCGCCCTTCCGATTTGCCCACAGTCTTTCGCAAAGCCTTCGACTTGATCGCCAATCCGCCGCATTGA
- a CDS encoding response regulator: MQAQTVASKPRPERVCLVVEDNKFDQTRISRAMSHGCRDISLVFTDTLAKARAKIAENPFMMILLDNNLPDGMGADFAVELSKHPTYSKTPVVMVSDWPSPFMWAKATKAGVHYIVSKDDFHSGYVQSALEKSQQRVH, translated from the coding sequence ATGCAAGCTCAAACAGTAGCGTCGAAACCCCGTCCCGAACGGGTGTGCCTAGTCGTAGAAGACAACAAGTTTGACCAAACGCGTATCTCGCGGGCCATGTCACACGGGTGCCGGGACATCAGCCTCGTGTTCACAGACACTTTGGCAAAAGCACGCGCAAAAATCGCTGAAAATCCATTTATGATGATCTTACTGGACAACAACCTGCCGGACGGTATGGGCGCGGATTTTGCCGTGGAATTATCCAAACATCCGACCTATAGCAAAACACCCGTCGTTATGGTCAGCGATTGGCCGTCGCCTTTTATGTGGGCCAAAGCCACCAAGGCCGGTGTCCATTACATCGTCAGCAAAGACGACTTCCATTCCGGATATGTGCAGTCCGCGTTGGAAAAGTCGCAACAACGGGTGCAT
- a CDS encoding alkane 1-monooxygenase produces MTLPAAELSKLTRALPFAISLALIPLAWIGAFYGGWTVVLLPLVTWYMFSFLDAAIGLNTENGDLDATDDDLFWYSAITIAWVPLQFLTLFGMIWYVAPAEHLSSLEKVVLFFGVGVITGTVGINYSHELMHQKNKLERFMGDALLAMVLYSHFRSEHLLVHHRYVATPKDPVTARWNESFYRFYPRVLRQSLLSAWNAEKGMLARKDLPWSDRSNPFFKYWAMQGGCIGLAVILGGWTGLALFLIQASVAIWQLELVNYVEHYGLTRKHLGDGKYEHVHPHHSWNAAHKASNWLLINLQRHSDHHYKPDRRFPVLQNYTDAQAPQLPYGYPVMTVAAMFPPLWRKVMHPRVRKWREMYYPEITDWKPYNKAQNPLPR; encoded by the coding sequence ATGACCTTACCTGCCGCAGAATTGTCAAAGCTGACACGGGCCCTGCCCTTTGCCATTTCCCTAGCACTTATCCCCTTGGCATGGATCGGTGCATTTTACGGGGGATGGACGGTTGTTTTGCTGCCTCTCGTTACGTGGTACATGTTTTCGTTTCTGGACGCCGCCATCGGTCTGAACACCGAAAACGGCGATCTGGATGCAACAGACGATGATCTGTTTTGGTACAGCGCCATCACCATCGCTTGGGTGCCTTTGCAATTTCTGACCCTGTTCGGGATGATTTGGTATGTGGCCCCTGCCGAACACCTGTCTTCTTTAGAAAAAGTCGTGCTTTTCTTTGGCGTGGGCGTGATTACGGGCACTGTGGGCATCAACTATAGCCATGAACTGATGCATCAAAAAAACAAACTGGAACGCTTTATGGGCGACGCCTTGCTGGCGATGGTCCTGTATTCGCACTTCCGGTCTGAACACCTGCTTGTGCACCATCGCTATGTCGCAACCCCAAAAGATCCCGTAACAGCACGTTGGAACGAAAGCTTTTACCGATTTTACCCCCGCGTTTTGCGACAGTCCCTTCTGTCTGCGTGGAATGCCGAAAAGGGGATGCTGGCGCGTAAAGATTTGCCATGGTCAGATCGGTCGAACCCGTTTTTCAAATATTGGGCGATGCAAGGCGGTTGTATCGGGCTTGCTGTTATCTTGGGGGGCTGGACGGGCCTTGCATTGTTTTTGATCCAAGCCAGCGTGGCGATCTGGCAATTGGAACTGGTCAACTATGTCGAACACTACGGTTTGACACGGAAACACTTGGGTGATGGCAAATATGAACATGTGCATCCGCACCATTCATGGAACGCTGCGCATAAGGCGTCGAACTGGTTGTTGATCAATCTGCAACGCCACTCGGATCACCATTACAAACCCGATCGCCGTTTTCCAGTGCTGCAAAATTACACCGACGCACAGGCACCGCAACTGCCCTATGGGTATCCGGTCATGACGGTCGCTGCGATGTTTCCACCGCTTTGGCGCAAAGTCATGCACCCGCGCGTACGCAAGTGGCGCGAAATGTATTATCCAGAAATCACCGACTGGAAGCCCTACAACAAAGCGCAAAACCCGCTTCCACGCTGA